In the Victivallis sp. Marseille-Q1083 genome, one interval contains:
- a CDS encoding substrate-binding domain-containing protein — translation MKKYEWLVQELLKTLKTLEPGMPLPGVKVLMAQYGVSQATVDTALKLIVAGGFVQQQPGGRGLYKAADDDFNCDTIDLITSADVPEENVDNRFTSSYFYPTLLTVLNQYLGERRMHLRLTTVPTFSSSEYLLSLIRKLKPQCLVITMLLQYEVSQFLEQSHIRYALLFPDLWHDVPHSILNDNRLISRLRMEHLVKLGHRHIAYVKPGEFWQRDQYQRLLGFYEEMGRWNLVARPEYVLDAGGIGEEVYPRMCALLKEHPEVSAVISGDQHAEAVYQAAADSGRQVGGDLSVIGMDDCPIARYLKPPLTTLRLDINRILDAVMRQLQPNSDGKPIWISPQFIRRESTAPAPGAVVAQSVPEPVALAAN, via the coding sequence ATGAAAAAATACGAATGGCTCGTTCAGGAGCTGTTGAAAACATTGAAGACTCTTGAGCCGGGCATGCCGTTGCCGGGGGTCAAAGTGCTGATGGCGCAATACGGCGTCAGCCAGGCGACGGTCGATACCGCCCTGAAGTTGATCGTCGCCGGCGGTTTCGTCCAGCAGCAGCCCGGCGGGCGCGGTTTGTACAAAGCGGCCGACGACGACTTCAATTGCGATACGATCGACCTGATCACTTCGGCGGATGTGCCGGAGGAAAATGTCGACAACCGCTTCACCAGCAGCTATTTTTATCCAACGCTGCTGACGGTGCTCAACCAGTACCTCGGCGAACGGCGCATGCATCTGCGTTTGACGACCGTCCCGACCTTTTCGTCGTCGGAGTATCTGCTTTCGCTGATCCGCAAGCTGAAACCGCAATGCCTGGTCATCACCATGCTGCTGCAGTATGAAGTATCGCAATTCCTCGAACAGAGCCATATCCGCTATGCGCTGTTGTTTCCGGATCTCTGGCATGATGTGCCGCACTCGATCCTGAACGACAACCGGCTGATCAGCCGGTTGCGCATGGAGCATCTGGTCAAACTCGGCCACCGCCATATCGCTTATGTCAAACCCGGTGAGTTCTGGCAGCGCGACCAGTATCAGCGGCTGCTCGGTTTCTATGAGGAAATGGGGCGCTGGAACCTGGTGGCCCGGCCGGAATATGTCCTCGATGCCGGCGGGATTGGCGAAGAAGTCTACCCGCGGATGTGCGCCCTTCTGAAGGAGCATCCGGAGGTCAGCGCGGTGATTTCCGGCGACCAGCATGCCGAGGCGGTCTACCAGGCGGCGGCCGACAGCGGCCGGCAGGTCGGCGGAGATTTGAGCGTCATCGGCATGGATGATTGCCCGATCGCCCGCTACCTGAAGCCGCCGCTGACGACGCTGCGGCTCGATATCAACCGGATTCTCGACGCGGTGATGCGGCAGCTTCAGCCGAACAGCGACGGCAAGCCGATCTGGATTTCACCGCAATTCATCCGGCGGGAGTCGACGGCGCCGGCGCCGGGGGCGGTTGTGGCGCAATCGGTGCCGGAACCGGTTGCGCTGGCGGCCAACTGA